The Triticum aestivum cultivar Chinese Spring chromosome 7B, IWGSC CS RefSeq v2.1, whole genome shotgun sequence genome window below encodes:
- the LOC123157593 gene encoding putative receptor protein kinase ZmPK1, with translation MAATRGGAYTFATSISLLLLIPVALAKDHTHVTSTSYLVRGSSVSIQDGTRATTMTILASPNGVFACGFYRVATNAYTFSIWFRGSAAPKTVSSTANRDAPVNGRGSRLAFRKDGALALLDYNGAAVWSTNTTATRASRAELLDSGDLVVVDADGRRLWGSFDSPTDTLLPSQPMTRHTKLVSASARGLLYSGLYAFYFDNDNQLKLIYNGPEVSSVYWPDPFTTPLVNHRTTYNSSQYGVLEQRGRFAASDNFKFEASDLGDNVMRRLTLDYDGNLRLYSLNATTGSWSVSWMVFRGVCNIHGLCGKNSLCKYIPKLQCSCLRGFEVVDASDWSKGCRRKANLRATQDFSFRKVAGADFSGYDLLYWERVTIRNCKDLCLDNANCQAFGYRQGEGKCFTKVYLFNGKNFPNPHTDIYLKVPRGVLSSSELASTVTHECKVHQKEANTSSLMFQDGSSNFKFGYFLSSALTLLFIEVILIIAGCWVVHKWEGRPEIVDEGYTIISSQFRIFSYRELQKATNCFQEELGSGGSGAVYKGVLDDERKVTVKKLNDVIQGEQEFRSELSVIGRIYHMNLVRIWGFCVEKTHKLLVSEFIENGSLAAVLFDHQSDSPVLQWGQRYNIALGVAKGLAYLHHECLEWIVHCDVKPENILLDREFQPKIADFGLMKLQQRGSGAHMLSKVHGTRGYIAPEWALNLPINGKADVYSYGVVLLELVKGVRLSRWVAEGEEEVEMAGICSIEILKEKLAGEDQSWLLEFVDHRLDGEFNQSEATVMLKIAISCVQQDRSRRPSMSHVVETLLSLVE, from the coding sequence ATGGCGGCCACGAGAGGAGGTGCCTACACCTTCGCAACCTCCATCTCACTCCTCCTGCTCATCCCCGTTGCTCTCGCAAAGGATCACACCCATGTCACCAGCACCAGCTACCTCGTCAGAGGTTCCTCGGTGTCCATCCAGGACGGCACCAGGGCCACCACCATGACCATCCTGGCGTCGCCCAATGGCGTCTTCGCCTGCGGCTTCTACAGGGTGGCCACCAACGCCTACACCTTCTCCATCTGGTTCCGCGGCTCGGCGGCGCCCAAGACCGTCTCGTCGACGGCCAACCGCGACGCGCCGGTGAACGGCAGGGGGTCCAGGCTCGCCTTCCGGAAAGACGGAGCACTGGCCCTGCTCGACTACAATGGCGCGGCCGTATGGAGCACCAACACGACCGCGACCCGTGCCAGCCGTGCCGAGCTCCTCGACAGCGGCGACCTCGTCGTCGTGGACGCGGACGGCCGGCGCCTCTGGGGGAGCTTCGACTCGCCCACCGACACGCTTCTGCCGTCGCAGCCGATGACTCGGCACACAAAACTGGTGTCTGCATCTGCCAGGGGTTTGCTCTACTCAGGGTTGTATGCATTCTACTTTGACAATGACAACCAGCTCAAGCTCATCTACAACGGCCCTGAGGTCAGTAGCGTATATTGGCCTGACCCTTTCACCACCCCGCTTGTGAATCACAGGACTACTTACAACAGTAGCCAGTATGGGGTTCTTGAGCAGAGAGGCCGGTTTGCCGCGAGCGACAACTTCAAGTTTGAAGCTTCTGATCTCGGTGATAATGTCATGAGGAGGTTGACTCTGGATTACGATGGCAACCTTAGGCTCTACAGCCTGAACGCGACAACCGGCAGCTGGTCAGTCTCTTGGATGGTATTCCGCGGAGTCTGCAATATTCATGGACTCTGCGGCAAAAACAGCCTCTGCAAGTACATACCCAAGCTCCAGTGCTCTTGCCTCAGAGGCTTTGAGGTGGTCGATGCAAGCGACTGGAGCAAAGGGTGCAGGCGCAAGGCAAACCTCAGGGCCACCCAGGATTTCTCATTCAGAAAGGTCGCGGGAGCAGATTTCAGTGGGTATGACTTGCTCTACTGGGAGCGGGTGACAATTCGGAACTGCAAAGATTTGTGCCTGGACAATGCTAATTGCCAAGCCTTTGGTTACCGGCAGGGAGAAGGAAAATGTTTCACAAAGGTCTATCTTTTTAACGGCAAGAACTTTCCAAACCCTCACACTGACATTTATCTCAAAGTTCCCAGGGGAGTGTTGTCTTCATCAGAATTGGCTTCTACGGTAACCCATGAATGCAAAGTTCATCAAAAGGAGGCCAACACTTCATCGCTAATGTTCCAGGATGGCTCTTCTAACTTCAAGTTTGGCTACTTCCTTTCTTCTGCATTGACACTGCTTTTCATTGAAGTTATATTAATCATCGCCGGCTGTTGGGTTGTTCACAAATGGGAGGGAAGACCAGAGATTGTAGATGAAGGTTACACgataatttccagccagttccgaaTATTTAGCTACAGGGAGTTACAGAAGGCAACCAATTGCTTCCAAGAAGAGCTAGGAAGCGGTGGATCAGGAGCAGTTTACAAGGGAGTCCTCGATGATGAAAGGAAGGTCACAGTGAAGAAGCTAAACGATGTGATCCAAGGAGAGCAGGAGTTCAGGTCTGAGCTAAGTGTCATAGGCAGAATCTATCATATGAATCTCGTCAGAATTTGGGGGTTTTGTGTCGAGAAGACACACAAGCTCTTGGTTTCAGAGTTCATTGAGAATGGTTCTTTGGCCGCGGTTCTTTTTGATCACCAGAGTGATTCTCCTGTGCTCCAATggggccaaaggtacaatattgcACTTGGGGTGGCAAAAGGATTGGCCTATCTCCATCATGAGTGTCTTGAATGGATTGTGCACTGCGATGTCAAGCCAGAGAACATATTGTTAGATAGAGAGTTTCAGCCCAAGATTGCAGATTTTGGACTGATGAAGCTACAACAGCGAGGATCAGGCGCACATATGTTGTCAAAAGTGCATGGGACTAGAGGCTACATTGCACCAGAATGGGCTCTAAATCTTCCAATCAATGGGAAGGCCGATGTTTACAGCTACGGCGTAGTGCTTCTTGAGTTAGTGAAGGGGGTTCGTCTTTCCAGATGGGTGGCTgagggcgaggaggaggttgaAATGGCTGGTATATGCTCTATTGAAATCCTTAAAGAAAAACTAGCAGGCGAAGACCAGTCATGGCTTCTGGAGTTTGTTGACCACAGATTGGATGGAGAATTCAACCAGTCAGAAGCTACAGTAATGCTTAAGATAGCAATATCATGTGTGCAACAGGACAGGAGCAGAAGACCAAGCATGAGCCACGTGGTCGAAACTTTGCTTTCACTTGTGGAGTAA